GGGCGCACGACCGCCATGACGTAGGACTGTCGCGTCGGGACATCCATCTCGACCAGCCCCTCGCGCAGGAGGAACAGGATCGCCGCGACGGGGAAAGTGGGGGCGAATGCCACGGTGACGAGAAGGAGGCTCGAGGGGACGTGCGTGAAGACCATCGTGTTCACCAGGCCGATGCGGCGCGACAGCCAGGCGGCGCCGAGGTGGGACACGGCGTTGAAGATCCGCGCCCCGAAGAACAGCAGCCCGAGGATCCCCTCGCCGACCGAGAACCGCTCGTAGAAGAACAGGGTCAGGAGCGCGGTGGTCAGGAACCCGCCCGCCAGGCTGTCGAATGCGAACAACGACGCGATCCGCCACAGCACGCGGCGCGTCCCGGGGCTCACTTTCGTCTTCGGCAGGCCCGGGGCGCGCTCGACCCTGGGCGACAGTCCGAGGTAGAGACCGGCCGTGACGAGCATCAGGACGGCATAGACGCCGACACCGGCCCGGAACGACGCGATGTCCGCGACGCCGAGACTCCGCAGCAGGGCCGGCAGGCCGGCCAGGAGGGCGCCGAGGGCGTGGCCGATATCCTGCAGGACGTTGTACCAGGCGAACGCCTGCGTGCGCCCGGCGTCGTCCACGGTGGCCGGCAGGATGACCTGGTCGAGGATGAGCGAGGCGCCGCGGTCGCGCCCCATCCCGTTCACCATCCCCAGAAATGCCGCGGCCCCGGCGGCGAACGGGTGGGCGGTCAGGGCGAACCCGAGCCCGCCGCAGGCGGCCAGGAGGGACAGGACGAGAAGCGAGCGCTTGCGCCCCATGTCGTCGCCGATCAGGGTGACGACGAGCGCCGCGGCCGCGCAGCCGAAGAGCCCCGCCCCGACCACGTAGCCGATGCGGGCGGGGTCGAAGTCCAGGCGCGCCATGAAGACGCCCATGAGGACTCCGATCATCCCGGTCGCCAGGGCCCGCACGAACGCCGCGGAGTACAGGATGGTGCGATCGGTCATCGGGGAATCCTAGCATCCGCCACCGGACGGATCGATCCCCGGCGCGATCTTTGACAGACGGCGGGCCGAAACATAAATTGAGACCGCCATGACCGTCACGGCTCGAAAGGAGCTCTCGATGAGACGTCCGAACCTCAATCGTGCAGTGTTGCCGGCCCTGGCCGGCCTTCTGGCGGCCCTGGCGCCCGGGACGAATCCGGCCCGCGCGGGGGACCTGCAGCGAACCATGGAATCGCGCTGGCGCGGGGCCTGGGTCCTGACATCCTTGGACACCTACTCCGACTGCGGCGGCTTCCACACCGACAACCAGGTGAGCGGCACCCTGGTCAGCAGCAAGGGGCGGTTCCGCTTTCGCGCCGGCGAGCTGGGGCAGGTCGGCAAGGTCGACGTCAAGCGCTCGCGGATCGAGATCCTCCTCAGCCTGCCCGAGCCGGTCCTGACCTCCTTCCGGGACGGACCGTTCACGCTGTACAACGAGAACCGCTGCCTGATCGAGCTGGACGTGGACCTGCCGCGATCCATCGTGTCGAACGACGACGCGAACGCGGTCGAGACTGCCCTCAAGCCGATCATCGGCCGGTTCGCCAGCCAGGAGGAGGCGACGCGGGCGAAGACGTGGAACCATCGCCAGCGCGACGCCTACCCCGCCGATTACGACCGCACCCTCGCCGAGCACGCCGCCTGGAAGGCGAAGCAGGCGAACGCCGGCATCCAGGCCAGGCTCGACAAGGCCATGGAGGAGACCACGCGGCTCAGCGACAGGATCACCGGTGATCCCAGCTACCTGAAGGGGTTCGCCGCCGGCGTCGAGGCGATGAAGTCGATCGACCTGACGAGGTGCAACGATCTGCTCAGCCGCGACTACGGAAATTTCGCGGCCGGACCGTCGAGCGTGATGGCGGCCCTGGGCGGAGAGGCCGCCAACCAGTACTCGCGCGGCTTCCAGGACGGGCAGCGTCTGGTCTTCGGCCTCGAGTCGCTGCGGCGGCTGCCGTCGTGCATGGTGCCGGTGCCGGAGGTCTCCTCGGACGCGCCCCGGCCGCGGGGGAACTAGAAGATCGTCACCGGCGCCGGGTGGTGGTGCCCGATCCGGAAGGTGAGCCCCGCCCCGAGCGAAAGATGGAAGTAGGAGTGCTCGAACGCGTCGCCGCCGGGGATCGAAAGCTCGACCCGCAGGGCCACGGCGCTCCTTTTGCCGAAGAAGAACCGGCTCCCGCCCCCGATCTGATAGCCGGTCTCGGTGTCGCTGGACGACAGGCCGACCGCCTCGATCCTGGTCTTCGCGATGCCGACGCCGAGAAGGACGTACGGCACCACGTCCTCGCGCGGATGGAAATTGACGACCAGATTGACGAGGGCGAGGCTCAGCGTCATGCTCCGCTCCGCCCCGGGGAGTGGTGTGGTCTCGACGCGGCCGCGCGTGATCTGTCCCTCCCACTGCAGCAGGTCCGTCATGTGCATCCCGCCTCGCAGCGACCAGCGTCCGCCGGTCTCCCCCAGAAGCTCCGGGTCGAAGCGCTGCCGCGCGTAGTCGACTCCGACTTCGCCGTCGCGCTCCCTGATCCCCGCCCGGGCCGGAGCGACCGGAGCGACGATCAGGAGGATCCCGGCGATGACGATCGACCGGACGGGGCGCCCGGTCATCGGAGGACCGTCCAGGCCCCCGACGTCCCCAGACCGCACGTGCACGCGGGGCACGAGTCGCTCGTGAGCCGATAGTTCCCGTCAATTTCGCGGCCGCCGTTCATCGCGCCGTCGAACAGGAAAACGCCCTCGCTTCCGGCAGCCTCCCCGATGCTGACCGCGAAGTGCACGTCGTCCTGGTTGAAGGCCACGGTCCGGTCACCCGTGCCGCGGTCCTGGCCGCCGGGGCAGGAGGGCCCGGTGAGGACCAGCGTCACGTCGTAGAGCGTCAGATCGCCGAACGCCCTCTTCCCCGCGAACGTGACCTGGAGGCTCCCCGCGATCCCCCCGGCGGTCCACTGCCCGTGCCAGGTCCCTTGGAGATCGATCTCCGGGTTCCCGGTGCATGCCCAGCAGGCCGGCAGGAGAGCGACGACCAGAATCCGCGTCAGAATCTTCATGGATGTGAGAACTCCCCGAACCCTAATCCATGCGGCCCTGGGCGTCAAGCGGGGACGGCGCAGTTGACGCGTCCGGCCCGCTCGCCCTATTCTTCGCCGCTCCAACAACTCTCCGGAGGCCCTCATGTCCTGGTCAAAGCACCGCTCCGCCCGAACTGCTCCCGTCCCCTTCATCCTGCTCTTCGCCTGCTTCGCCTCTCTGCCGCCGCTCCTCGGGTCCAGCGGCGCGGCGACGAAGAAGAAACCCGCTTCAGCGGAGAGCCCGGGCAAGGGGGCGGCTTCCGGAGAGACCGGTCCGGTCGGGGCGGAGCTGTTTCGATCCTTGTCGTGGCGCTCCGTCGGTCCCGCCAACATGGGAGGCCGGATCAGCGAGATCGCCCTGGTTCCCGGGAAGCCGGCGCAGTTCTTCGTCGCCACCGGGACCGGCGGGCTGTTCAAGACGGGCAACGCGGGGACGACGTTCGCGCCGATCTTCGACGAGCAGACGGTCCTGTCGATCGGCAGCGTCGCGGTCGCTCCGTCGAACCCGGACATTCTCTATATCGGCACGGGGGAAGGGAACGGCCGCAACTCCTCCAGCTGGGGCAACGGGATCTACAAGTCGACCGACGGCGGCGAGTCGTTTGCCCGCGTCGGCCTCCTCGACTCGCGGGACATCCCACGTCTGGCGATCCATCCCAGGAACCCCGACATCGTGTTCGCGGCCGTCATGGGCCACCTGTGGGACGCCAGCAAGGAGCGCGGGCTCTACCGGACCATCGACGGCGGCAAGACCTGGACGCCGGCCCTGCAGATCGACGAGGACCACGGGTGCATCGACGTCGTCCTCGACCCGTCGAACCCGGACGTCGTCTACGCCGCCCTGTACGCGCGCAGGCGCACACCGTGGTCGTTCACGAGCGGCGGCTTCGGCGACAAGGGGGGCATCTACAAGTCGACCGACGGCGGGAAGTCGTTCCGGCGGCTCGTGGAAGGGTTGCCGAAGAAGACCGGCCGGATCGGCCTCGCCCTGTCCGCCGCCGCCCCGGCGCACGTCTACGCCGTGATCGAGGCGGACGACGCCGGCACGACCCCCATCGACGAGAACCTCAGCAAGGCGGGGGGCGTCTTCAGCAGCACCGACGCCGGCGGGCACTGGACGCGTCTCAGCCAGTTCGCGCCCCGGCCGTTCTACTTCAGCAAGATCGTCGTCGACCCGAAGGACGAGAATCGCATCTACGTCCTCGGGTTCAACCTGTCGGTGTCGGACGACGGCGGCCGGACGTTCCGCGCCAACGGCGCCGTCCTGCCGCACGTGGACTGGCACACTCTGGTCGTGGACCCCAACGACACCGACCGGCTCCTGGCCGGTTCGGACGGCGGCGTCTACGAGAGCCGCGACCGCGCCAAGACCTGGCGCTACCTCGACAACGTCCCCCTGGGAGAATTCTACGAGATCGGGCTCGGGATGGATTTCCCCTACACGATCTGCGGCGGCCTCCAGGACAACGGCACGTGGTGCGGGCCGTCGCGGGGCACCGACCTGTTCGGCGAGAGCGACGAGAAACGGATGAACATGTCCAACCGCGACTGGTTCACCGTCTGGGACGGTGACGGCTACTACGCGCAGATCGATCCGCGCAATCCGGCCTTGATCTACGCGGAATCGCAGCAGGGTTTCGCCGGGCGGATCGATCTCGCCACGAGCCGGATCAAGCTCCTCCGCCCCCAGCCCAAGGAGGGGATGCCCGGCTTCCGTTTCAACTGGAACAGCCCGCTGCTGCTCTCGAAGCACGACCCGGAAGTCCTGTACCTGGGCGGGAACCGCCTGTTCAGGCTGACCAGGAGGGGGGATGCCTGGGAGGCGATCTCCCCCGACCTGTCGAACCGCGACGTCGAGAAGATCGTGACGACCGGGTCGGGCGCCGAGACGCACGGGACGATCGTGGCGCTCGCCGAATCGCCCCTCAAGGCCGGTCTCCTGTGGACGGGAACGGACGACGGCAACGTCCAGGTCACGCACGACGACGGCAAGACCTGGCAGAACGTCGCCGGAAAATTGCCGTCGGTCCCGAAGGGCACGTACGTGTCGCGTCTCGAGGCCTCCCACTTCGAGCCGGGCGCCGCGCTGTCCGCCTTCGACGGGCACCGCACGGGCGACAACCGGCCGTACATCTTCGAGACGCGCGATTTCGGTTCCACCTGGAAATCCCTGGCGGGCAACCTCCCCGGCGACGGGCCGGTGCGTGTCGTGCGCGAGGACCCCGCGAACGAAAATCTGCTGTTCGCCGGGACCGAGTTCGGCCTGTTCGTCAGCTTCGATCGCGGCGGGCACTGGGTGTCCCTGCGCGGCGATTCGCTCCCCCCGGTCCAGGTCCACGATCTTCAAGTCCATCCGCGCGATCGGGACCTCGTGGCGGGGACGCACGGCCGCTCCATCTTCATCCTGGACGACATCACCGGGCTGGAGCAGATGACCGCCGAGGCGATGACGAAGCCGCTGGCGCTGTTCAACCCGCGCCCGGCCCGCGGCTTCTACCTCCTGGGGAAGACCGCCGTGTGGGGCAACGATCGCTTCGGTGCGAAGAACCCCCCCTTCGCCACTATCAACTACTGGGTCAAGGAGCGTTCCGCCGAGGGGGCGAAGCTGACGATTTCCGACGCGCGCGGCCAGACCGTGCGCGAGCTGACCGGTCCCGCCGAGCAGGGGCTGAACCGGATCGCCTGGGACCTGACGCGGGACAAGCAGCAGCGGATCGACCCGCCCGAGGCGCAGGCGTCGGGCCAGACCCCGTTCGTCCCGGCCGGCGAGTACGACCTGACGCTCAGCGTCGCCAAGGAAAAAGCGAAGGCGAAGCTGAGCGTCGTCCATCCGGCGGGCGTCGGGCCTGAAGCGCCGGCGTCCCTCTCGGATCGACCCGGCGACAGCGACTGATCGATAATGCCGGCTGATGGGCCCGAGCCGGTACGTCAACATTTTCATCGAGCCGAACCCGAACTGCCCGGAAGGGTGCAGCCAGCGCTTTCAGGCGGTCGGCGAGCCGCGGACGGTCCGGCGCATCCGCTACTCGCCCGGCGCCGGGACCCTGGTCGAGTGCCTGGTCGAAGGAGTGTCGAGCGCCGACGGCGGCGCCTGTCCCGCCCGGGCCGTGAGCGTCGAGGATTCGGGGGCGGGCACGGTCACCCTCGTGTACGGCGGCGACTGGGGCCTGCGACTCAGTCCGAGCGGAGGCGGCCCCTCGTTGGGGGAGCCCTACCTGCTCGTGGATGATGATGACATCCTGGAGTGAATCGTGGTATGACATGCACCCGCAAGGCCAGCACCGGCCGGACCGACCGGCCATTCGCACAAGGAGGCTCCCCCGCATGACACGCAGAACCCTGTTCCTGTCCTTCGCCGTAATCGCCCTGGCCGGCGCCGCCCTGGTCGCCCGGGCGGCCGACGCCTCCAAGACCGAGGCTCCGAAGACCCCCTGGAAGATAGTCGGCCAGCTCGAGGAGGCGTGTTCGTGCAGCGCCGCCTGTCCCTGCTGGTTCGGCTCGAAGCCGACGCGCATGACCTGCGGCGGCGGTCAGTTCATCTTCATCGACAAGGGGACCTACGGCAGCGTGGCCCTGGACGGCCTGTCGGTCGGCAGCATGCTCGAGAGCCCCGAGGGGAAGAGCATGATGGAATCGTTCGGCAACTTCAAGTTCAGCAACGTCTATGTCGACGAGAAGGCCACCCCGCAGCAGCGCGAGGCGTTGCTGGTGATCGCGAAGGTGCTGGGGTCCGAATCCTCGCCCAAGAGGGAGATCCGGTACGTGCCCATCAACCGCACGATCTC
The nucleotide sequence above comes from Candidatus Dormiibacterota bacterium. Encoded proteins:
- a CDS encoding outer membrane beta-barrel protein produces the protein MTGRPVRSIVIAGILLIVAPVAPARAGIRERDGEVGVDYARQRFDPELLGETGGRWSLRGGMHMTDLLQWEGQITRGRVETTPLPGAERSMTLSLALVNLVVNFHPREDVVPYVLLGVGIAKTRIEAVGLSSSDTETGYQIGGGSRFFFGKRSAVALRVELSIPGGDAFEHSYFHLSLGAGLTFRIGHHHPAPVTIF
- a CDS encoding MFS transporter; the protein is MTDRTILYSAAFVRALATGMIGVLMGVFMARLDFDPARIGYVVGAGLFGCAAAALVVTLIGDDMGRKRSLLVLSLLAACGGLGFALTAHPFAAGAAAFLGMVNGMGRDRGASLILDQVILPATVDDAGRTQAFAWYNVLQDIGHALGALLAGLPALLRSLGVADIASFRAGVGVYAVLMLVTAGLYLGLSPRVERAPGLPKTKVSPGTRRVLWRIASLFAFDSLAGGFLTTALLTLFFYERFSVGEGILGLLFFGARIFNAVSHLGAAWLSRRIGLVNTMVFTHVPSSLLLVTVAFAPTFPVAAILFLLREGLVEMDVPTRQSYVMAVVRPEERTLASGVTHLVRVGAWAIAPSFAGWFMTGWSLMTPLLIGSVMKIAYDVLLFAAFRRTRPPEEAGTAPPV
- a CDS encoding DUF1326 domain-containing protein, which translates into the protein MTRRTLFLSFAVIALAGAALVARAADASKTEAPKTPWKIVGQLEEACSCSAACPCWFGSKPTRMTCGGGQFIFIDKGTYGSVALDGLSVGSMLESPEGKSMMESFGNFKFSNVYVDEKATPQQREALLVIAKVLGSESSPKREIRYVPINRTISGKEHAISLGQYGKFSGHLIEGGLGGSARIVNPPGADPLHKEYEQGTTTQIVYNDAGKNWSFENSNYMFGTFQIDSEMYEKYTAGLAQKMAQKKN